CATCGCTGCCGCCCGCGCCCGTGGCGAGGCGCTCGATCACGTGCTGCTGCATGGGCCGCCGGGGCTCGGCAAGACGACGCTCGCGCAGATCGTCGCGCGCGAACTCGGGGTTGGGTTTCGCGCGACCTCGGGCCCCGTCATCCAACGCGCCGGCGACCTCGCCGCGATTCTCACCAATCTGCAGCCGCGCGATGTGCTGTTCATCGACGAAATCCACCGTCTCCAGCCGGCGATCGAGGAGGTTCTCTACCCGGCGATGGAGGATTTTCAGCTCGATCTGATCATCGGCGAGGGGCCGGCGGCGCGCAGCGTGCGCATCGATCTCGCCCCCTTCACCCTGGTCGCCGCGACGACGCGGGCCGGGCTGCTTGCGACCCCCTTGCGGGATCGTTTCGGGATTCCGCTGCGGCTGGTGTTCTATACGCCCGAGGAGTTGGAGCGAATCGTCGCGCGCGCCGCCGCGCGCCTCGGTATGCGGCTCGACGCCGCGGGGGCGGCGGAGATCGCGCGCCGGTCCCGCGGCACGCCGCGCGTTGCCGGGAGGCTCTTGCGCCGGCTGCGCGATTTCGCCGCCGTCGACGGGATC
This portion of the Acidibrevibacterium fodinaquatile genome encodes:
- the ruvB gene encoding Holliday junction branch migration DNA helicase RuvB produces the protein MSEDPPLLSPKRAPEDAAEASLRPQSLAEFVGQKTSRENLAVFIAAARARGEALDHVLLHGPPGLGKTTLAQIVARELGVGFRATSGPVIQRAGDLAAILTNLQPRDVLFIDEIHRLQPAIEEVLYPAMEDFQLDLIIGEGPAARSVRIDLAPFTLVAATTRAGLLATPLRDRFGIPLRLVFYTPEELERIVARAAARLGMRLDAAGAAEIARRSRGTPRVAGRLLRRLRDFAAVDGIDPIDRAATDAALTRLDVDPLGLDAMDRRYLRRIAEHHAGGPVGVETLAAALAEARDTLEDVIEPYLIQEGLVLRTARGRVLGRPGWQHLGLVPPPPPAQPDLLTPEGLAEDE